Within Acidimicrobiia bacterium, the genomic segment ATGACAACATCAGCATCGACCATCTGCCGCCGTCCGGGGCATCGTTGCCGATCAAAGCTCCCGCTGGACCTGCAGCCCGGGTAGCGAGGGCAGCTTCTAGAGCCAAAAACTTAACGAGAAGAAGTTTGCCGATGGATCCCTCCGGTCCTGGAGGTCTACCCTGTGACAGAGCCGTTAGATTCCGGTATCCGGTGTACTTCATCACACTGGCCAGCTCATATAGACGGGCAAATTCTTGGCGGATCAAGGAGTCCTCAGAAGCCGGCTTTCCCATGTACTCGATTTTTTTGAGGTAATCCATGAGGCGCTTGATTCCACCCCCGCCCCCTCCGGTTCCAATAGCCACACGCTCGTTCATGAGAGTGGTAACAGCCACTCGCCATCCGTCGTTCATTTTTCCGATGATGTTCTCTTTTGGAACGCGCACGTTGTCGAAGAACACTTCGTTGAAGTTAGCGCCCCCGGTCATCTGCCGCAACGGTTTGACCTCTATTCCCGGGGTCTCCATGTCAACGACGATGAAGGTGATCCCTTTATGCTTGGGAACATTCACATCGGTCCGGACTGTCATAATTCCCCACTTAGAGTAGTGTGCGCCCGACGTCCAGACTTTTTGGCCATTAACCACTAGCTCGTCACCGTCCAGAACAGCCCTTGTCGTAATTCCCGCTGCATCCGAGCCAGCAGCAGGCTCCGAGAACAACTGGCACCATATCTCCCTACCCTCGAGCATCGGTGGGAGCCACTTTTTCTTCTGCTCCTCGGTTCCATGAGTGATGATCGTAGGCCCGGCCATACCGATTCCGATGAGGAACACGCTTTCTGGCGCCCGATACTTTTGGACCTCTTGATTCCAGATGACTTCATGTATAGGACCTAGGCCTCGCCCTCCGTACTCCTTCGGCCACCTCAATCCGGCCCAACCCGCGTCATACTTTTTTTTCTGCCACGCCCTCGCCTCTTGAAGAACTGCCGTTTCATCGCGGTCCTCGAAAAGCTCGGCTGCGCCTTCCTCTTCGTCTTCGGCTTTTCTCTCCGCATTAGCCTCCAGCCATGCCCTGACCTCGGCGCGAAAAGCTGCTTCTTCGGGAGTGTCGTTCAGATCCACTTTTTCACCTCTGGAGTCGAATCCAACTGCCTCTCATCCACGTCACACTCAGCCGATCGCCGCGACGCTCAATCGCGAACCGTACTGGTAGTTTCACAGCTGTAGCTTAACCGCCATTCAAGGGTCATGCTCAAGGTAACCCTTACCAAGCTGCCAATGCAGTGTGCATTTTGCGATGACTTTGTCGGTGAAGAGTCGAGAGAAAGTCCAAATGGAGCGGCTTACCATAAGACCTAACGGTAGGCTCGTTGTAACGTGGCCCCGTTTCGCCAGACCCTCAGAGAAAGCATTGAATCAGCGCTGGTTGCGATACTCCGAGAGAGGAGCGCCTCGCGAGGGGCTCCTTTTGCTCGGGGAGGTCGCGCCGCGCCGACTAAGGATTCCTACGACGATAGTCCGGCACTTCACAATGAGACTTTCGGGATCGAGGTAGAGATAGAGCGGCCACGCATACCCGAGCACGGCGACTTTTCCTGCAACATCGCCTTGGTAATGGCAAAGCAAGTGTCGATGTCACCAAGAGAACTGGCCGCTGCTGTGGCGGAGCGATTGGATCTACCCGCTCAATTTGTATCGCTTGAAGTGGCAGGCCCGGGATTTTTGAACTTCAAGCTGGATCCCGAAGCGTGGGCATCGGTAGTCGAAGAGGTTCTCGAAGCCGGGTCCCGCTACGGCGCCGCAATCAATCCCTCCCCTGAACACGTCAACATTGAGTTCGTCTCGGCCAATCCCACCGGACCTATGCACCTCGGTCATGCCCGCTGGGCAGCTTGGGGAGATGCACTAGCCAGGCTTCTAGAGACCGCAGGGCACAAAGTGACCCGCGAGTTTTACATAAACGACGCTGGAAACCAGATAACTCTACTCGGAAAAACCATCGCGGCTTACTACCTGCGTGCTTTCGGGGGAGATGCAGAACCGCCAGAGGATGGCTACAAGGGAAGCTACATTCAGGATCTTGCCCAAGATCTCGTTAGCGAGGTAGGCAGAGCATGGGTTGGCCACCCTCGAGAACAACTCATTGCGATGTGTGGCGAGTGGGGAGCTGATCGCCTGTTGGAGGAAATCAGGGGCCAACTAGAGTCTATCGGGGTGCGTTTCGATGTTTGGACGTCCGAAAAATCGCTCAGGGAAAGCGGGAGCGTTTCTGCGACTTTGGAGGAGCTCCGCAAGCGAGACTTCGCCTACGAGGCTGAGGGGGCTGTTTGGTTTCGCAGCAGCAAGCTGGGAGATCAAAAGGACCGCGTATTGGTAAAGAGCGATGGACAGCCTACATATTTGGCCGTCGACATCGCCTACCACGTCGACAAGTACAAGAGGGGATTCGACAGGTTCATTGATATCTGGGGAGCCGATCACGCCGGGCATGTGCCCAAGCTCAGGTACGCTCTTGAAGCGCTTGGATACGACCCACGCCGTCTTGAGGTAATTCTCGGTCAGTTAGTTAGCATCTCGAGAGCTGGCGAGCCAGTGAGAATGTCGAAACGATCAGGTGACTTATACACTTTCGAAGAACTAGTAGAAGAGCTCGGGCCTGATGCCGCCCGTTTCCACTTCCTAATGCAAGGACCTGACAGCGCTCTTCACCTGGATCTCGAAAAAGCGGTCGCGCACTCATTGGACAACCCCGTCTACTACGTACAGTACGCCCACGCAAGAATCTGCTCAATACTCCATAAAGCCCGTGACGCAGGCTTGAAACATCCGATACCGGAAATGGCGAAGGCGGCTCCTTTGTCGTCGAAAGAAGAGATCGCTGTGCTCAAACGATTGGAGGAATACCCTTACCTTACGTCCGAGGCTGCATCAGCGCGGGCACCGCATAAGCTGGCGAACTGGGCCAGAGAGCTGGCAGCGGAGTTTCATGCGTTCTACCAATCGCTAAGAGTGCTTCAGGCCGACAGCGAAGAACTGACCAAAGCACGACTTGCTTTAGTTGCGGCCTGCAGGCAAGCTTTGGCTAACTGCCTGTCAATACTAGGGGTGAGAGCCCCAGAACGCATGGAAAAGCTAGACGATTCCGATCGCTCTGCGGACGAAGATTAGCTCTCGCTCGATCTCCCGGAGGAAACCGTTGGACGCTTTTTCCGCCCTTGAATCAATTCTGCCTGCATCAGCGAGGAAAACCCCCGAAGGACACCTTGAGGTCGGCGGTGTCGACCTCGTTTCCCTTGCCTCAGAGTTCGGAACCCCGCTCTACGTCTACGACGCTGACCACCTGAAGCAAATGTGTGCGCGCTACATTACTGCGTTTCAATCTAAGTCTCCCCCCCATGGAAGGGTGGTATACGCCTCCAAAGCTTTTCCGGCAGTAGCAATGATAAGACTAGCTCTGGGTTCTGGACTCGGCATCGACGTAGCGGGGCCAGGTGAACTTTACGCAGCGCTACAAGCAGGAGCGGACGGTTCTGAGATCTATTTTCATGGTAACGCCAAGTCCCATCAGGAAATATCGATGGGGATACAAGCAGGCGTAGGCAGATTCGTCGTCGACAACATCCATGAGTTGTACAAGATTGAGGAAGTCCTGTCGTCGTGCGAACAACACAGGACGAGCAGACAGCGCCAAAAGGTTTTAATTCGCATAACTCCGGGAATAGAAGCTCACACACACGAATTCATCAACACCGGCCACCTCGACTCTAAGTTCGGTTTCTACCTCTCCGACGGATCCGCAGAAGCCGCCCTCAAGGAGGCCGCCTCCTGCCGAAACATCGAGCCAGTTGGAATTCATCTCCATATCGGATCACAAATACTTGAACTCGAACCGTTTGCCGAAGCAGCCCGAGTGGCTGTGGAGTTTATGGCGACGATAAGGCACAAACTCTCTATCGCACTTGAGGAAGTGAACTTTGGAGGGGGACTGGGAGCCACCTACACGCCCGCCGACGATCCTCCGTCGGTCGAAGATTACGCAGCATGCCTCAAGAACGCCGTGAAAGAATCGTGTGAAGCTAGCGGTCTTCCTCTCCCAGTGGTGGTAGTAGAGCCCGGACGCTCGATCACTGCAAACGCCGGGCTGACTCTCTATACCGTCCAGAGCGTCAAGAGGACTCCAACTGGTCGCACCTACGTAGCCGTCGATGGCGGAATGTCCGACAATCTCAGACCGATGTTGTACGGAGCCACCTACCATGCCTTGATTGCTAACAAGCTGAATGAAGACCACAGCCTCCAAGCGACACTCGCTGGGAAACACTGTGAGTCAGGAGATGTTTTGATAGACCGAGCGTCCATGGCAACTTCGGTGGACGCCGGCGACATCGTCGCCACCCCGGCTACAGG encodes:
- a CDS encoding acyl-CoA dehydrogenase, whose product is MDLNDTPEEAAFRAEVRAWLEANAERKAEDEEEGAAELFEDRDETAVLQEARAWQKKKYDAGWAGLRWPKEYGGRGLGPIHEVIWNQEVQKYRAPESVFLIGIGMAGPTIITHGTEEQKKKWLPPMLEGREIWCQLFSEPAAGSDAAGITTRAVLDGDELVVNGQKVWTSGAHYSKWGIMTVRTDVNVPKHKGITFIVVDMETPGIEVKPLRQMTGGANFNEVFFDNVRVPKENIIGKMNDGWRVAVTTLMNERVAIGTGGGGGGIKRLMDYLKKIEYMGKPASEDSLIRQEFARLYELASVMKYTGYRNLTALSQGRPPGPEGSIGKLLLVKFLALEAALATRAAGPAGALIGNDAPDGGRWSMLMLSYPGMKIAGGTDEILRNLIGERVLGLPKEPRVDKDLPFKDIPHGTLAAS
- a CDS encoding arginine--tRNA ligase; its protein translation is MAPFRQTLRESIESALVAILRERSASRGAPFARGGRAAPTKDSYDDSPALHNETFGIEVEIERPRIPEHGDFSCNIALVMAKQVSMSPRELAAAVAERLDLPAQFVSLEVAGPGFLNFKLDPEAWASVVEEVLEAGSRYGAAINPSPEHVNIEFVSANPTGPMHLGHARWAAWGDALARLLETAGHKVTREFYINDAGNQITLLGKTIAAYYLRAFGGDAEPPEDGYKGSYIQDLAQDLVSEVGRAWVGHPREQLIAMCGEWGADRLLEEIRGQLESIGVRFDVWTSEKSLRESGSVSATLEELRKRDFAYEAEGAVWFRSSKLGDQKDRVLVKSDGQPTYLAVDIAYHVDKYKRGFDRFIDIWGADHAGHVPKLRYALEALGYDPRRLEVILGQLVSISRAGEPVRMSKRSGDLYTFEELVEELGPDAARFHFLMQGPDSALHLDLEKAVAHSLDNPVYYVQYAHARICSILHKARDAGLKHPIPEMAKAAPLSSKEEIAVLKRLEEYPYLTSEAASARAPHKLANWARELAAEFHAFYQSLRVLQADSEELTKARLALVAACRQALANCLSILGVRAPERMEKLDDSDRSADED
- the lysA gene encoding diaminopimelate decarboxylase, with product MLPASARKTPEGHLEVGGVDLVSLASEFGTPLYVYDADHLKQMCARYITAFQSKSPPHGRVVYASKAFPAVAMIRLALGSGLGIDVAGPGELYAALQAGADGSEIYFHGNAKSHQEISMGIQAGVGRFVVDNIHELYKIEEVLSSCEQHRTSRQRQKVLIRITPGIEAHTHEFINTGHLDSKFGFYLSDGSAEAALKEAASCRNIEPVGIHLHIGSQILELEPFAEAARVAVEFMATIRHKLSIALEEVNFGGGLGATYTPADDPPSVEDYAACLKNAVKESCEASGLPLPVVVVEPGRSITANAGLTLYTVQSVKRTPTGRTYVAVDGGMSDNLRPMLYGATYHALIANKLNEDHSLQATLAGKHCESGDVLIDRASMATSVDAGDIVATPATGAYGWSMSSNYNGQPRAAIVFVESGKAELVVERESIDDLLRLQH